The genome window GTGCCAGAAAATCTTTCTCCTTTCCGTGAGGGATATATAACTGCCCGTTAGGCTTAGCCTGGTTAGTGGCCATTTTTGAAACCGTTTTCCCTGACGACATCCCAAACGAGATGGGCAGGCCGGTTTCGCGCATTATCTTTTGCCGAAGCTCACCGGCATGCTTATAGCAGTTATGAAACCTGTCCATACCTGTATAATCAATGTAAAACTCATCAATTGATGTTTTCATATACAGCGGCACTGCGTTGTGGATAATCTCAGTAACCTCCCTGCTGGCCTCACCATAACGACCGTGCGAGCCCCTTAACACAATTGCATGCGGGCATAGCTTAAGCGCCTGCCGCGTAGGCATTGCTGAGTGTACTCCAAACATACGCGCCTCGTAGCTGCAGCTGGCCACTACACCCCTATCCGCCGATCCTCCTATAATTACCGCTTTGCCAATAAGCGAAGGATCAAACTTTCGCTCAACAGAGACAAAGAAAGAATCAAGATCAATGTGCATTACGGTGCGTTTCGCAATCATATAACAAAAGTAGAAAATTAATTGAAATTACTAAAATTATTAGCATTTTAGCGTCCTAAATTTCATTGTTTTATATGACGACCTATGTTGATTATTTGATGATTATTTGCTTGCCATCCGAACTGGTTAAGGAAATCAGCAGGTATAAGCAGGCGTCGGTAAATGCAATAGGTCATTTCGAGGCGATGCACACACCGGCTTATATCACCATAACCCATCAGGTACGGTGCAAGCCATTTTTGGCACAGCCTGCAATAGCGCGCATGGAGCAAAGAATTAGTAGCCTGCCACCCGCTGAACTCTACTTGAACGGCTTTGGTTATTTTAGCCACGGCAGCGCTGCCAAAACCATATACGCACAAATTGAACCAACGCAACGAAATGAAAATTGGTTTAAATTGTTAGCCATGCAAATGGGTATAAAACTAAAGGATTTTACCCCGAACGTTACCATCGTTAAAAATATCCCGGCAACCACGTTTAATAAGCTTTGGCCCAATTTTCATAACCGGAAGTTTAAATACCCGTTTACCGTGAACAGCCTCACTATTTTACACAAAGATACGTTTACAGAACATGACGAATGGAGAGTTTACCGTGAGTTAAGCTTTGGTAATAAGCTATCCGCGTTTTAAGTGAGGGCCGTATTATTACGAAGAAGCTACTTCGGGCTTCCAATTACGAAAGAAATCAATAACGTTGAAAAATGTTAAAAAAAAGTTAATAACTAAATCCAGCACTTCGTCTTACCCGTAATTAACATTATTAATTGGCAATTACATTAAAAAAGCTGTAAATTAAATTAAAAAAGAAAGAGTAAAAAATTTGAAAATTTAATGAAATTCATCTTCATGCTGTCAATCTTTTTAAATTAATTACAAAAGTGTCACAATATTTTTAATAAGATTAATGTTATATTTAAACCACCCTAATTAAATATGCAGATCGACAAAGAAAGAATCGAACAAATTGTTTCGGACATGGCGCCTATTGTAGCAGACCAGTATTTAGATAAAAACCTCTCCAAATACCTTCCGTCTATTGAGCAAAACCTGACTTTATTAAATAATTATTTAGATAGTCATATAGAGCATGACACGGAACTTTATCATTTTTTAATTACCGTTTCATATCAGTACTACCGGCTTAAAGACCAGATTTTAAGCACACACCACTAACAAATACTAACTTTCTGCACGTTAACTCAATAATATTTTTTTAACGAATTGCCCGTTTTAATTTCCAGATGTAATTCGCTTCTGCAGGCATGATTATTAATGCCAGTCCCCCCTATATTAAAATCTAAAATCTGTGAAATAATTTTACAAAACAATTTGCAATTGCTAAAAATATTAGTAATATTTGTTTTGTAAATCAAACGGTTATGACAGGTTACCAGGATTATTTAATAGTGTTATCTCCTCCGGATAGCATCAAAAAAAAGATAAAAAGATATAAAGACGACAGCGCCGCCATTATTGGCGAATATGACAGTCATTATTCAAAAGGTCACATCAGCATTCAGCAATGGCCGCGTAAAAAGCCGGTATGGATAGACGCAATGATGCCCAAACTGGAACGCGAGCTATTAAGCCTTCCTCCGCTTGTTGTTAATATTAAGGGCTTCGATTTTTTCCATCACGAGGACAATCCCACCATTTATGCGCGGATGGATCAAACAGCTTTAACAGCTATTTGGTACAAACAACTGAAAAGGTTTTTTAGTGGCGGCAGCTTTGTTCCGCATATCACGATTGCCCGAAGTATCCCTGCGCCGGCATTTAAAAAACTATGGCCCTACCTGAGCAAACAGGAATGGAACGAAGAATTTAAGATAGATAAACTAACCATACTAAGAAGAGATACCATCGGTCATGATAAAAGCTATAAAATATACCGGGAATTACCGTTTAACCGTCGCCTGGATTTTTATAATTACACCCAATCAAAGGTAAAAACGCCTGTTACAACAGAAAAACCTGTTAATACACAGCAATTTAGCCTTTTTTAACAATTTATTAACCAAAAACAAACCTTTTCCTATCTTTGCGCCGGGGTAAGTCTTTTACGGCCAGCTCCTCTTGAACTCCCCCAGGGTGGGAACACAGCAAGGGTAGAGAGTTGAGCGGCGCGATAAAAGTAGCTTACCCTTTTTTGTGCCTTTTTTTTCGGTTTACGGGTAAATCATTAGTTTGTTGTAGCCGGGGTTCCAATCTTTTAGTAGCGGTTATTCAAGAAATAACGTAAGCCATATTTGTCATCAGCCTGCCTTTTTTTGATTTTTGGAGCATTAATCAGCCCATCAATGCCGGCTGCCCATTTCTAAAATCATTATCTTCGCCAAAACATCTTCTCTACAATGCTTGATATTCTCATTATAGGCGGCGGCCCCATCGGATTAGCATGCGGACTCAAAGCTCAAAAAGCCGGTTTAAGCTTTTTAATTATTGAAAAAGGCTGCCTGGTTAATTCATTATATAATTACCCCTCTACCATGACGTTTTTCTCCACCTCCGAGAAGCTGGAGATTGGCGGCATTCCCTTTGTAACAGTAAATAACAAACCTACCCGTTCTGAAGCGTTGGAATATTACCGCAGGGTGTCAACGTCCAATCAATTGCCTGTAAACTTATTTGAGGAAGTTACCGGACTTGCAAAGCAGGATGATAATTTTACCGTTACTACCAGCAAGGGAACTTACCATGCAAAAAAAATCATTCTTTCTACCGGGTTTTATGACATTCCTGTAAAGCTGGACATCCCCGGCGAAAACCTGCTAAAAGTTAAACACTATTATAAAGATCCTCACTATTATGCTATGCAAAAAGTGGTTGTAGTGGGATCAAGCAACTCCGCTATTGACGTAGCCTTGGAAACCTACCGAAAAGGTGCGGAAGTAACGCTCGTGATAAGGGGTGCAGAAGTTAGCGACAGAGTGAAGTACTGGGTACGTCCGGACATCATCAACAGGATTAAAGAAGGCAGTATCAGAGCTTATTTTAACTCCCATTTAAATGCTATCCGTGAAAATGAAGTGGATATTGAAACGCCTGATGGATCAGTTACGATTCCGAATGATTTTGTTATGGCGATGACCGGCTATAAACCCAATTTTGCTTTTCTAAAAAAACTGGGCATCAACCTTACTGAAGACAAGTTTATCCCGAGTTACAACCTTGAAACTATGGAAACTAACCAGCCTGGGCTTTACCTTGCAGGCGTAGTTTGCGGGGGACTTGATACCCATTTGTGGTTCATTGAAAACTCAAGGGTGCATGCAGAAATGATAATAGATGACATAATTTCAAAGCGCTGAAAAATATTGCCTCTTATTTTTTTATGCCTTTTAGTATATTTTAAATTAAAACGCTAAACTGGGACAGCATTTATAATTGTCAGGCTTAAAAACACCATTACATTTTTAAACTAACAATAATTGTTTTTTTCTTGCATAAATAAAAATTAATGCAATACTTTGCACAAAATTTAAAAAACAATAAAACAACAAATAAAATGAATCAACAAAGCTTAAATAAGCCAATAACCAGAGCCACCTTTGCTCCGGTTTCAGCTGCTTTGGTTTCAACTGTTTTTTTATTCTCGCCTTCTCGACGAAGGCCGTACATGCCCCGGGTTTGATTTATTTCCCTTCCTGAACCCAATGAAGTTTGTTATTAAACTTCTTCCGCAAAAGATCATCTAATTATTAATGCTGTAATAAGCCAATAATTTAACGGTAATTTTTCTATTTCAATGATTAAAGATTTTGATATACAGGTAGCAACCGCGCAGCACGCAGACTTTGCACCGCAGATCTGCGATGAGATGGCTGAATCTGCAAAAGCTCGCGGTACAGGCATAGCCCAGCGCTCGCCTGAATACGTTGCTAATAAAATGCTCGAAGGCAAAGCAGTTATTGCTTTTCATAAAGATGGTACATGGGCAGGTTTCTGCTACATAGAAACCTGGAGCCATGGCGATTTTGTGGCTAACTCCGGTTTGATTGTTAGTCCCCAATTTAGGAAAGAAGGCCTGGCAAAGGCAATTAAAGAAAGCATCTTCAATCTGTCGCGCACAAAATACCCCAATGCAAAGATTTTTGGCTTAACAACGGGCCTAGCGGTAATGAAGATAAATTCAGAATTGGGTTATGAACCAGTCACTTATTCTGAGCTTACCCAGGACGAGGATTTTTGGGCTGGCTGTAAAAGCTGTGTAAACTACGACATTCTGATGAGCAAGGGCCGCAAAAACTGTATGTGCACAGCAATGTTGTTTGACCCTGCTGAAAAACAGAAGGAATACGAGGACAAGATGAAGAAGATAACCCACAAAGCAACTTTGCTGGAGCGCATTGAAAATGCGATTAAAAAACGAATAGAGAAGTTTACGTACAGCACTACTTAGAACCGCAATACTTTGCGTTTCAGAATATGAATAAATTACCAGGACGTAAAGTATTGCGTCTGCACACAAACATAAATCAATGAAAAAAAAGGTTGTTTTGGCTTATAGCGGAGGTTTGGATACCTCATTCTGTTGCATTTACTTAACTCAGGATTTAGGTTATGAGGTTCATTCGGTAATAGTAAATACCGGTGGCTTCAACGACGAAGAACTTAAAAGCGTAGAAGAACGCGCTTACAAAATGGGCGTTACGTCGCACCATGTGGTTGACGAAACAGAAAACTTTTACAATACCTGTGTTCGCTTTTTGATCTATGGTAATGTTTTAAAAAACAATACTTATCCCCTTTCAGTAAGTGCCGAGCGCGTTAGCCAGGCAACGGCTATTGCAAATTATGCCAAAGAAATAGGTGCAGAATTTGTAGCACACGGCAGCACCGGCGCCGGTAACGACCAGGTCCGTTTTGATATGATCTTCAATATCCTTGTTCCTGAAGTGCAGATCATCACCCCTATCCGCGACTTAAAACTGAGCCGCGAAGCGGAGATCCAGTATCTGAAAGAGCATGGTGTGGAAATGAACTTTGAAAAGGCCAAATACTCTATTAATAAAGGCATCTGGGGCACTTCTGTAGGTGGTAAAGAAACCCTTACATCAAACCTAGGATTACCGGAGGAAGCATGGCCTACGCAAGTTACCTCAACCGGGGTAAAAAACCTGGAGTTGATTTTTGAAAAAGGCGAATTGGTGGGGATTGATAATGAAAGATACGATCACCCAACAAAAGCTATCCAGGCACTACAGGCCATTGCACAGCCTTACGGCATAGGCAGGGATATACATGTAGGTGATACCATTATTGGAATCAAAGGCCGCGTAGGCTTTGAGGCTGCTGCACCAATGATCATCATAAAGGCGCACCACACCCTTGAAAAACACGTACTTACCAAATGGCAACTGTCATGGAAAGATCAATTGTCTTCGTTCTATGGCAACTGGTTGCATGAAGGCCAGTTCCATGATCCAATTATGCGCAATATAGAGGCATTTTTAACAGATACCCAGCACAATGTGACAGGCAAGGTATTTGTGCAACTGCACCCTTATCGGTTCCAGGTTATTGGTATCGAGTCGGCGCATGATTTAATGTCAAATAAATTTGGCAGCTATGGCGAAATGAACAATTCGTGGAGCGGTGAAGATGTTAAAGGCTTCTCAAAGATTTTTGGCAACCAGGTAATGATCTATCATAAAGTTAATTCATAACTCATGGAAAAAGTAAGAGCAGGTATAGTTGGAGGAGCGGGTTATACTGGTGGCGAAATGCTGCGGATCCTGATCAACCACCCGAACGTGGAGATATCGTTCGTACACAGCAGCAGCAATGCCGGCAACCATGTTTACGACGTACATACCGATCTGTTTGGCGATACCGATCTGAAATTTGCTGCAGAACTGGCTTATAATATTGATGTGCTCTTTTTATGTGTAGGGCACGGAGACGCCAGGAAGTTCTTAGAAGCCAATCCTATTCCTGATCACATTAAAATAATAGACCTCAGCCAGGACTTCAGGCTGTTGCCGAATGCAAAACTGAAAACAAAAAATTTCATTTACGGCTTGCCTGAATTAAACCGGGAAGCTATTAAACAAGCAGGAAATATTGCTAACCCGGGTTGCTTTGCCACATGCTTACAGTTAGGGCTGATACCATTAGCGTCAAAGGGGTTATTAAACAGCGAGGTACATATTACCGCCACCACAGGATCAACCGGTGCCGGACAAAGCCCGTCGGCCACTACGCATTTTACCTGGCGCAATGATAACCTTTCGGTTTACAAGGCATTTGAACATCAGCATTTAAATGAGATTGGCCAGTCGTTGAAACAATTACAACCAGCTTTTGGTAAGGCAATAAACTTTATTCCCTATCGCGGCGATTTTACGCGCGGCATAATTGCGTCAACGTACCTTGATACAGACCTGTCAGAAGCAGATGCATTAAAGCTGTATCATCAATATTATGATGCACATCCATTTACGCATGTAACCAGCCGCGATATCGACCTGAAACAAATTGTGAATACCAACAAATGTTTTATCCAGGTAAAGAAACATGGAAATAAACTATTGATTATAAGTATTTTAGATAATCTGCTTAAAGGAGCATCCGGCCAGGCAGTGCAGAATATGAACCTGATGTTTGGCCTTGATGAAAAAGCCGGACTAAAGCTGAAAGCAACAGGCTTTTAACCAATATTATTTAACTTTTTAAAGCCCCTTAAGGGGTTTAGGGCATATGAAATTATTTGACGTTTATCCTGTCAATCCGATTAATATAGTTAAAGGACAAGGCAGTTTAGTTTATGATGATAAAGGAACCGAATACCTTGATCTTTATGGCGGACATGCCGTTATCTCTATTGGGCACACTAATCCACATTATGTAAAACGACTTGAGGATCAGCTACATAAGATCGGATTTTACTCAAACTCCATAGAAATACCGATTCAGAAAGAACTGGCTGAAAAACTTGGGCACGTTTCGGGAAAAGAAGATTACCAGTTGTTTTTATGCAATTCAGGCGCGGAAGCAAACGAAAATGCATTAAAGCTGGCGTCGTTTTATAACGGCAAAAAGAAAGTAATTACTTTTAAGGGTGCCTTTCACGGGCGTACGTCTTTGGCCGTTGCGGTTACCGATAACCCAAAAATCATAGCGCCCGTTAATGAAACGGATAATGCCATCTTTCTGCCCTGGAAAGACGAAGCCGCATTGGCGCAGGCTTTTGCTGAACATGAGATCTCATCGGTTATCATTGAAGGAATTCAGGGTGTAGGCGGGATCCAGGTAGCGCCTGAAAGCTTTCTTCAAAAAATAAGATCGCTATGTGATACCCACAATGCTGTTTTTATTGCGGATAGTGTACAATGTGGTTATGGCCGAACCGGTAAGTTTTTTTCACATGATTTTGCCGGCGTTAACGCTGATATTTATACCATGGCAAAAGGCATGGGCAATGGCTTTCCAGTAGGAGGCATCATTATATCTCCAAAAATTCAACCCGCTTATGGCATGCTTGGAACCACCTTTGGTGGCAATCATTTAGCATGTGCAGCTGGGTTAGCAGTGCTGGAGGTGATGGAGCAGGATAACCTGGTGCAAAACGCAGCTACTGTTGGCGGCTATTTGATAAGTGAGCTTAAAAAATTCAAACAGGTTAGTGAAGTTAGGGGCCGCGGGTTGATGATAGGAATTGAGTTGCCTGCCGAATTTGCGCACGTACGTAAAGAACTTTTATTTAAGCACCATATATTTACCGGTGAAGCTAAACCAAACGTAGTAAGGTTACTACCTGCGCTTAACTTAACAAAAGCATATGCCGACAGATTTTTAGAAGCATTTACTACCGTATTAAATCAATAACAGCACAATTTCTTCCCGCCATGAAACTATTTTCTTCTGTAAACGACGTTGATGACGTTAATGCTCTTGTTAAAGAAGCATTAAAGCTTAAGCAGTTCCCTTATGCACATAAAAGCCTTGGCGAGAACAAAACTATGGCGCTTGTTTTTTTAAACCCCAGCCTGCGTACCCGTATGAGCACCCAAAAAGCGGCGCTTAACCTGGGCATGAACGTAATGGTGCTGAATATGGATAAAGAGGGTTGGGCTTTGGAATTGCGCGATAATGTAATAATGAACGGGAATACTGTTGAACATATCCGTGAAGCAGCGGCGGTTATGGGGCAATATGCTGATATCATTGGGGTGCGCTCGTTCCCGGGTTTAAAAAACCGTGAGGAAGATTATAGCGAGATGATTTTCAACAAGTTTGTTGAGTTTTGCGGCGTGCCTGTAGTTAGTCTTGAATCAGCTACCCGCCATCCGCTGCAGAGCCTGGCCGACCTGGTTACTATTGAAGAATTAAAAACCCGCAGCAAACCAAGGGTGGTATTAACCTGGGCTCCGCATATAAAACCGCTGCCTCAGGCTGTACCGAATTCATTTGCCGAATGGATGTGCAAGGCTGATGTTGATTTTACTATAGCCCATCCGGCCGGATACGAACTTTGTGGCGATTTTACAAACGGTGCTAAAATAACTCATAACCAGGATGAGGCTTTGGCTGATGCAGACTTCATTTATGTAAAAAACTGGTCGGCTTATGAACCTTACGGCAAAATTTTACCGGGCAACCAGGATTGGATGCTTACCAACGAAAAACTGAAGATTACTAATAACGCAAAAGTTATGCACTGCCTGCCGGTGAGGCGTAATTTAGAGCTATCTGATGAAATCTTAGACGGAGCAAGCTCTGTAGTGGTGCATGAGGCGGCTAACCGGGTTTGGGCGGCGCAAGCAGTGCTGAAACGAATGCTGGAAGGACTGAGTTAACAAGGCTGAAAGCAAGAGTTAACTGTTCGGTAATCTAAACCTTTACACCTATTTTTAAAACTACAAGCGTGTATATACCATCTTTCAACAAATTTTCCAATAATCAGGAAGCCATAATTTTTATGCAGCGGTACAGTTTCGCTGCAATTATTACGGTTAAGGATGGGATTCCTTCCGCGACACATTTGCCATTCCTTGTAACAGAAATTGACGGCCAATTAATTTTATTTTCTCATTTTGCAAAGGCAAATCCACAATCTGCAGACATCATAAATAACCGGGCCCTGGTGATATTTACAGAGCCACATGCCTACATTTCCACTGCGAACTATGAAAAAGATCTGAATGTACCTACATGGAACTACTTAGCGGTTCATGCGTACGGTAATTGTTTTTTATTAGAGGGTGAGGCAGAAAAAGCGGAGCTGTTAAAAAACACCATCAGCAATTACGAGGTTGGCTATTTAAAACAATATGAGAGCCTGCCTGATGATTACAAGCTAAAAATGATGAAAGGCATTGTGGGCTTTCAAATTATTGTGGACGATTTGCAGGCTAAAAAGAAACTCAGCCAAAACAGAACGGAAAAGGAACGGGAAAATATTATAGAACAACTGGAAGATTCAAGCAATACCAGCGAAAAGGAAATAGCGGAGTATATGAAATCGCTTGACAAAAAACACTAAAGCATATTTTTAATTCGTCCCTTTTTCCTTCAACGATGAATCAATGAGTTTGTTCAACGTCAACCCTTGCACTACAATTGAAAATATAACAATAAAATAACTACCGCATAAAATAACATGCCTATACGGACTAAACGGCAATGATAACGCAAGCGCAATGGAAATCCCTCCTCTTACCCCGGCCCAGGTTAAGATATTGATACTTTTGTAGTTAACATCCAAACTGCGGCGAAGAAATGTGAGCGGTAATATAATACTGAGCCATCGGGCTATCAATATCAGCACAATAGCTATTCCGCCGGTTAGCCAGTAATTGGTGATATACGGGAGATTCACCATTTGAAGACCTATCATAACAAATAAAATGGTGTTCAGCATCTCGTCGATAAGTTGCCAGAATTTTTCCAGTGCTTCGTGCGACCGTTCCTTTTCATCGCTATTAATTGTGCGGTTCCCCATAAACAATCCTGCCGAAACCACCGACAAGGGAATAGATAAGTTCAGGTATGACGCGATAACTGAAGCACTCATAACCACCGATAATGAAACCAATACGATTGTTTGAAAATCATTGATAGATTTCATTAACCTGAACGCGATAAAACCTAATATCACCCCAAGCACAACACCACCAAGAACTTCTCTTAAAAACAACAGCGCTGTTTGCGTAAAACTCACGTTATCAACTCCTGAGTTTATAGCCTCAAGGATAGTTATAAAAAGGACAAGGCCTACCCCATCATTAAATAATGATTCGCCCGAAATAATGGTTGCAATATTTGAAGGCAATTTTGAATTTTTAATTATAGCCCCCACTGCAACCGGGTCTGTAGGCGAGATCAGCGCACCAAATAAGAGACAATAAACAAAAGACATGTGAATATTAAACAGCATTGTACCATAATAAAACAGTACGCCAAAGGCAGCGGTGGATAGGATTACACTAAGTGTGCTTAAAACAAATACTGGTCGCAGTTCACGCTTAAGCCGCTTGGTATTTGAGTTAAATGAACCCGCAAAAAGCAGGAACCCCAGCATTATATTTAAAACAGTACCTGAAAAATTTATATTCTTAGCTAATAATGTAAGATAGCGTGCTACCGACGGGTCTAGTTTATCAATAACAATAGTGATAACAGATACAATAATGGCTATTGTGATAATACCAATGGTTCCCGGCAATTTAATAAAGCGGGCGTTAATATATGAATAAAAAGCGCTGACGATTATCAGCAGGGCAATAATTAAAAACAGTCCCATTAGCAATAAATTACCTTAATAATGCAATTAACAGAACAATGTTTGTTATCTGCTTCAGTTTCTATTCTGATGAGTCATACAGCTTTCGGGTTACCGGATTAAAACCCCTAACTATCAACCTGTTATCGCTATTTTTAGTAAAATAGTTTAAAAACCAGCTGATAAATATTATCCCCTTGTTTGCAAAGCCAGCTAGCGACAAGAGATGTACAAATCCCCACAGGAGCCACGCAAAAAAACCACGAAAATGCAGCTTGCCCAAATCAGCAACGGCCTGGTTGCGGCCGATGGTAGCAAGTGACCCTTTATCTTTATACTTAAACGGCGTGGTGGGCTGATTGTTAATTAAACTAACCAGGTTTTTAGCCAGGCACTGCCCCTGCTGTATTGCAGTTGGCGCTACGCCTGGATAACCGTTAGGTGTTTCAGGCGTTATGATTGCGGAAACATCGCCAATAGCGAAAATATTTTGAAAACCTTTAACCCTGTTGATCTCGTCAGTCTGTATCCTGGCACCCCGCGTAATAACATCGGCAGGAATACCATCCGGAACTTCACCCTTTACTCCTGCGGCCCACAAAACATTACGGGTCTTTATAGTTTTTCCGTTATCAATTGTTAAATAAAAGCCGTCATAACTTTGCACATGGGCGCTGTTAAATATAGTTACGTCGGCATTGGTTAAAAACTGCTTTGCAGTTTCAGATGCCTGCGGAGACATGGCAGCAAGCAACCGGTCTTTACCTTCTACAAGATAAACCCGCATGTCATATTTGCTGAGACCATGGTAATCCTTGCCCAAAATCAGATGCCGCATCTCTGCCAGGGCACCCGAAAGCTCAACACCGGTAGGCCCGCCCCCGACTACCACAAACGTCATCAGCGCGAATTTTTCGCGCATATCAGTAGTAACCAACGCAGTTTCCAGGTTTTGAAGAATAAGACTGCGGATATTTAACGCTTCCGGGATGTTTTTCATCGGCATTGCAAAATGCGCTATCTGCTCATTACCAAAAAAATTCGTGTTAGATCCGGTGGCAAGTACCAGGTAATCGTAATGGATCTCGCCAATATCTGTTGT of Mucilaginibacter xinganensis contains these proteins:
- a CDS encoding NAD(P)/FAD-dependent oxidoreductase produces the protein MFTVTAENKNKGSKPRVVIVGGGFGGLALAQKLKSAPVEVLLLDKHNYHTFQPLLYQVAIGAIEADSIGFPIRRIFTKQDNFSFNLAEVKKVNPETNSVTTDIGEIHYDYLVLATGSNTNFFGNEQIAHFAMPMKNIPEALNIRSLILQNLETALVTTDMREKFALMTFVVVGGGPTGVELSGALAEMRHLILGKDYHGLSKYDMRVYLVEGKDRLLAAMSPQASETAKQFLTNADVTIFNSAHVQSYDGFYLTIDNGKTIKTRNVLWAAGVKGEVPDGIPADVITRGARIQTDEINRVKGFQNIFAIGDVSAIITPETPNGYPGVAPTAIQQGQCLAKNLVSLINNQPTTPFKYKDKGSLATIGRNQAVADLGKLHFRGFFAWLLWGFVHLLSLAGFANKGIIFISWFLNYFTKNSDNRLIVRGFNPVTRKLYDSSE